Proteins encoded by one window of Rhineura floridana isolate rRhiFlo1 chromosome 9, rRhiFlo1.hap2, whole genome shotgun sequence:
- the NOTO gene encoding homeobox protein notochord — MGVWPGHPQAPARLARPGASMLQSRPLLSAALGDAPPPSSTARTRFDIDSLLAKPEPPRRSSDVPSAAWVTAALSSPGALRFGCALRVMPVPAAACLGERPPALLLLPPRQCAQPGCRRQGEHQETCARGRAAAWRAPFVAVACALACWFKTPLGLFFTVPPSLLRAASAATLACALWAAGGASVQQVPEEEKSGGPCKMKRVRTVFTPEQLDRLEKEFLKQQYMVGSERVDLAATLHLTETQVKVWFQNRRIKWRKQSLEQKAAKLSQFGATQLTPPGQPEEQDSEKAVREDDKSDVDIEL; from the exons ATGGGCGTGTGGCCGGGTCACCCCCAAGCCCCAGCCCGCCTGGCCCGTCCCGGCGCCAGCATGTTGCAGAGCCGGCCGCTCCTGTCTGCGGCGCTTGGCGACGCCCCGCCGCCTTCTTCGACGGCCAGGACCCGCTTCGACATCGACTCTCTGCTGGCCAAGCCGGAGCCGCCCCGTCGGAGCTCCGATGTGCCGAGCGCTGCCTGGGTCACCGCCGCCCTCTCCTCCCCGGGCGCCCTGCGCTTCGGCTGCGCCCTCCGGGTGATGCCCGTCCCCGCCGCCGCCTGCCTGGGCGAGCGGCCGCCCGCgcttctgctgctgccgcccCGCCAGTGCGCCCAGCCCGGCTGCCGGAGGCAAGGTGAGCACCAAGAGACCTGCGCGCGTGGACGGGCAGCAGCGTGGCGGGCCCCGTTTGTGGCCGTGGCCTGCGCGCTTGCTTGCTGGTTCAAG ACCCCTCTAGGGCTCTTCTTCACTGTGCCCCCCTCCCTGCTCCGGGCTGCCTCTGCCGCCACTCTTGCTTGTGCTCTGTGGGCTGCAGGAGGTGCCAGCGTGCAGCAGGTCCCTGAAGAGGAAAA ATCAGGGGGCCCCTGCAAGATGAAGAGGGTCCGCACGGTCTTCACTCCGGAGCAGCTGGACCGCCTGGAGAAAGAATTCCTCAAGCAGCAGTACATGGTTGGCAGCGAGCGTGTGGACCTGGCTGCCACTCTGCACCTCACAGAAACCCAG GTGAAAGTCTGGTTTCAGAACAGGAGGATCAAATGGCGGAAGCAGAGCCTGGAACAGAAGGCAGCAAAGCTCTCGCAGTTTGGGGCAACACAGCTGACCCCACCAGGG